One part of the Phycisphaerae bacterium genome encodes these proteins:
- a CDS encoding tetratricopeptide repeat protein, translating into MKSLTVAIPLVLLLAAGTLRAQDAQLTGDIERMIRDGLAEPLEARLRGGRTPEEKHQLAQAYANKARRTRQPAERVAAYTAADQKYRAWVDALAELPLSGDLAGTVRLAAARAEYGSLLLSGPVALGVDDHEISGGRWGDTAALQGWLSTARQQYEAAAQALAPLVDEVSAREEDLLAAGVFDALLQTDLDVSLNLGWTNYYLAVLAKGEDGQRFERLAAAQKLFQKLLDSGQLGGMAAHCRMALGMTQREQGRLPEAEKTLAAALDADPSPAVAAQVRYELARTQLKGRKFDEARTTLRPLVAQDPDRLALEQNAGRFYFNLAHLWDANSYLLEAESVRGEARDGVARTALLQKARRLRESGLAKLKRLAQRGDPWPTLVQLYVAASVDTQTPLRELSVVELLYTAGALLEAHKYDAALERLQEAAGRTDTEKDLAGDVLFELGRCRHLLNDTRGAATAFAQLAADHRQHARAAQAATFAYQLWGQLAEQSHAAGDYSRLADTLRNLLASFADHPQRAEAVWLLPCALQLAGRFDEAADEFAKLPADSPHAEEAQFRRVLCRRKAVEATRATLSADEYRARATQAATGLLRYADEAAARAGDEPLRWSAEARLAAAELLLSTGVDDARGALTALEKFDDRGPAHALLGRVLAVRIRAYRGLRDYGAASRMLSQFLQTAAPEEIGATLAGLALGMQSEVERLLAEGADGPARELAQDAIATFDELAKWVHADASRSASEEPVLAGRARMLYLAGQFEPAEAAVRDLLQRAPRNGNYQYLQAQVLTARLAADAPPDALTAAQEAWAALLSDPAIRRRAPERYWEARYNWLALALRLGRAAEVDSAITQERIWRPELGGTPWREKLEALLRAARTAQGLPPDSQPATQSQAATNGG; encoded by the coding sequence ATGAAGTCGCTCACCGTCGCAATTCCCCTCGTTCTGCTCCTCGCCGCCGGCACGCTCCGCGCCCAGGACGCCCAGCTCACCGGCGACATCGAACGCATGATCCGCGACGGCCTCGCCGAGCCTCTCGAAGCGCGCCTGCGCGGCGGCCGCACGCCGGAAGAGAAGCACCAGCTCGCGCAGGCCTACGCCAACAAGGCCCGCCGTACCCGTCAGCCCGCGGAACGCGTGGCGGCCTACACGGCTGCGGATCAGAAGTACCGCGCCTGGGTCGACGCGCTGGCCGAGCTGCCCCTCAGTGGCGACCTCGCGGGCACCGTGCGCCTGGCCGCCGCGCGGGCCGAGTACGGCAGCCTGCTGCTCTCAGGCCCCGTCGCGCTCGGCGTGGATGACCACGAGATCTCCGGTGGCCGCTGGGGTGACACCGCGGCGCTGCAAGGGTGGCTCAGCACCGCCCGGCAGCAATACGAAGCCGCAGCCCAGGCCCTCGCTCCGCTGGTCGACGAGGTGTCGGCGCGCGAGGAAGACCTGCTCGCCGCCGGCGTGTTTGACGCCTTGCTCCAGACCGATCTCGACGTCTCACTCAACCTCGGCTGGACCAACTACTACCTGGCCGTACTTGCCAAGGGCGAGGACGGGCAGCGCTTCGAGCGGCTCGCTGCCGCGCAGAAGCTCTTCCAGAAGCTGCTCGACAGCGGCCAGCTCGGCGGCATGGCCGCGCACTGCCGCATGGCGCTCGGCATGACCCAGCGCGAGCAGGGCCGGCTGCCCGAGGCGGAAAAGACTCTCGCGGCGGCGCTGGACGCCGATCCGAGCCCGGCCGTCGCGGCGCAGGTCCGCTACGAGTTGGCCCGCACGCAGCTCAAGGGCCGCAAGTTCGACGAGGCCCGCACGACGCTCCGCCCCTTGGTCGCGCAGGACCCGGACCGCCTCGCGCTCGAGCAAAACGCCGGCCGCTTCTACTTCAACCTCGCCCACCTGTGGGACGCGAACAGCTACCTGCTCGAGGCCGAGAGCGTGCGCGGCGAGGCGCGCGACGGCGTGGCCCGTACCGCGCTGTTGCAGAAAGCCCGCCGCCTGCGCGAGTCCGGACTGGCGAAGCTCAAGCGGCTCGCCCAGCGCGGCGACCCCTGGCCGACGCTGGTGCAGTTGTACGTCGCCGCCAGCGTCGATACGCAAACGCCGCTCCGCGAGCTCAGCGTCGTCGAGCTGCTCTACACCGCCGGGGCGCTCCTTGAAGCTCACAAATACGACGCCGCCCTGGAGCGTTTGCAGGAAGCCGCCGGTCGCACGGACACGGAAAAGGACCTTGCCGGCGACGTGCTGTTCGAGCTGGGCCGCTGCCGGCACCTGCTGAACGACACACGCGGCGCCGCGACCGCGTTTGCCCAGCTTGCCGCGGATCACCGTCAGCACGCCCGCGCTGCCCAGGCCGCCACCTTTGCCTACCAGCTCTGGGGCCAGCTCGCCGAGCAGTCCCATGCGGCCGGGGACTACTCCCGCCTGGCCGATACCCTCCGCAATCTGCTGGCCAGCTTCGCCGACCATCCGCAGCGCGCCGAGGCCGTGTGGCTCCTGCCGTGTGCCCTGCAACTCGCCGGGCGCTTCGACGAGGCCGCCGACGAGTTCGCAAAGCTGCCCGCCGATTCGCCGCACGCGGAAGAAGCCCAGTTTCGCCGCGTGCTCTGCCGCCGAAAAGCCGTGGAGGCCACGCGCGCGACACTAAGCGCCGACGAATATCGCGCCCGCGCCACCCAGGCCGCGACCGGCCTGCTGCGCTACGCCGACGAAGCCGCGGCCCGCGCCGGCGACGAACCCCTACGCTGGTCCGCCGAAGCCCGCCTCGCCGCCGCAGAACTGCTGCTTTCCACCGGCGTCGACGATGCGCGCGGGGCGCTGACGGCGTTGGAGAAATTCGACGACCGCGGGCCGGCGCATGCGCTGCTCGGGCGCGTGCTGGCGGTGCGGATTCGCGCCTATCGCGGGCTGCGCGACTATGGCGCCGCGTCGCGGATGTTGTCGCAATTTCTCCAGACCGCGGCGCCGGAAGAAATCGGTGCCACGCTCGCGGGCCTCGCGCTGGGCATGCAAAGCGAAGTCGAACGGCTGCTGGCGGAGGGTGCCGACGGGCCGGCCCGCGAATTGGCCCAGGACGCCATCGCCACCTTCGACGAGTTGGCCAAGTGGGTCCACGCCGACGCCAGCCGGTCGGCGAGCGAGGAGCCCGTCCTCGCCGGCCGCGCGCGGATGCTCTATCTCGCCGGCCAGTTCGAGCCGGCGGAAGCGGCGGTGCGCGATCTGCTCCAGCGCGCCCCGCGCAACGGCAATTACCAGTACTTGCAGGCGCAGGTGCTGACGGCGCGCCTGGCCGCCGACGCGCCGCCCGACGCATTGACCGCCGCGCAGGAAGCCTGGGCCGCGCTGCTCAGCGACCCGGCGATTCGCCGGCGTGCCCCGGAGCGTTACTGGGAGGCGCGTTACAACTGGCTCGCGCTGGCTCTGCGTCTGGGCCGCGCGGCCGAAGTGGACAGTGCGATCACGCAGGAGCGCATCTGGCGCCCGGAACTCGGCGGCACTCCGTGGCGTGAGAAGCTGGAAGCCCTGCTCCGCGCAGCCCGCACCGCGCAAGGCCTGCCGCCCGACTCGCAGCCCGCCACACAAAGCCAGGCTGCGACGAACGGGGGCTGA
- a CDS encoding biopolymer transporter ExbD — MKPRAPAAEVVPNLAPMVDVIMVLLVFFLLGTSLDLVSQGVLQTELDPSSGPGAGAAVEIKPLVRIALADVGSGSGAIIYVMDELLGQDDFESLHRFLLDRRRAGADPENPVVIGAETTVRWKFVVKAMDAAVRAGFTNVQFAVSFRAGSLSDSAAGSP, encoded by the coding sequence ATGAAGCCCCGCGCCCCGGCCGCCGAGGTCGTCCCCAATCTCGCCCCCATGGTCGATGTGATCATGGTGCTACTGGTGTTCTTCCTGCTCGGCACGTCGCTCGATCTCGTCTCGCAGGGTGTGCTCCAGACCGAGCTCGACCCCAGCAGCGGGCCCGGTGCGGGCGCCGCGGTGGAGATCAAGCCGCTAGTGCGCATCGCGCTCGCCGATGTCGGGTCCGGCAGTGGTGCGATCATCTACGTGATGGACGAGCTGCTGGGCCAGGACGATTTCGAGAGCCTGCATCGCTTCCTGCTCGATCGCCGCCGCGCCGGGGCCGACCCGGAAAACCCGGTCGTCATCGGCGCCGAGACAACCGTGCGGTGGAAGTTCGTCGTTAAGGCGATGGACGCCGCCGTCCGCGCGGGCTTCACCAACGTGCAGTTCGCCGTCAGCTTCCGCGCCGGCAGCCTCAGCGATTCCGCGGCGGGCTCGCCATGA
- a CDS encoding biopolymer transporter ExbD has protein sequence MFRPPTPARMTLNLAPMVDVMMCLIIFFLLASRMVAAEHYPVDLPWALAARNVESAELGPRATITVRRANGGDDEAEYVVADWDGERIVERVLLADDIRRLLTDRAARAERGNQKLRCVIRADRQVMYKHVEVVLRACGLAKVSDVVFTANAGRDPEEPE, from the coding sequence ATGTTCCGACCGCCCACGCCAGCTCGCATGACGCTCAACCTCGCGCCCATGGTGGACGTCATGATGTGCCTCATCATCTTCTTCCTCCTGGCCAGCCGCATGGTCGCGGCCGAGCACTACCCCGTTGATCTGCCTTGGGCGCTTGCCGCCCGCAACGTCGAATCCGCCGAGCTCGGCCCGCGCGCCACGATCACCGTGCGCCGCGCCAACGGCGGCGACGACGAGGCGGAATACGTCGTCGCGGACTGGGACGGCGAACGCATCGTGGAACGTGTGCTGCTGGCCGATGACATCCGGCGGCTGCTGACCGACCGCGCCGCCCGGGCCGAGCGTGGCAACCAGAAGCTGCGTTGCGTGATCCGCGCCGACCGCCAGGTCATGTACAAGCACGTCGAGGTCGTGCTGCGGGCGTGCGGCTTGGCGAAGGTCAGCGACGTTGTCTTCACCGCGAATGCCGGCCGGGACCCGGAGGAGCCGGAATGA